In Synechococcus sp. CB0101, a genomic segment contains:
- a CDS encoding DUF2949 domain-containing protein: MVISSSPQPAPNPALLRYLRQELGVTDNALQLGLKQADQEQAPLPVVLWRFGLITLEQFDQVLSWQAALDP, encoded by the coding sequence ATGGTGATCAGCAGCTCGCCGCAGCCGGCGCCCAATCCAGCGCTCCTGCGCTATCTGCGCCAGGAGCTGGGGGTCACCGACAACGCCCTGCAGCTGGGGCTCAAGCAAGCCGATCAGGAGCAGGCTCCCTTGCCGGTGGTGCTGTGGCGCTTCGGCCTGATCACGCTGGAGCAGTTTGATCAGGTGCTCTCCTGGCAGGCCGCTTTGGATCCCTGA
- a CDS encoding adenine phosphoribosyltransferase encodes MTTLDLRGLVRDIPDFPKPGILFRDITPLMRSPLAWQEVMRQMGDVCDRLAPDLIVGIESRGFIVGTALATARNIGFSPVRKPGKLPGEVIGVDYTLEYGSDRLEIIPDGFEHGPRVLIVDDLLATGGTAGACAELVNRVGGELCGFAFIVELADLGGKAKLPDAVPVESLIVY; translated from the coding sequence ATGACCACCCTTGACCTGCGTGGCCTGGTGCGCGACATCCCCGACTTTCCCAAGCCGGGCATCCTGTTTCGTGACATCACCCCGTTGATGCGCAGCCCGCTGGCCTGGCAGGAAGTGATGCGCCAGATGGGCGACGTGTGCGACCGGCTCGCCCCCGATCTGATCGTGGGCATCGAATCGCGCGGCTTCATCGTGGGCACCGCCCTGGCCACCGCCCGCAACATCGGCTTCAGCCCAGTGCGCAAACCCGGCAAGTTGCCCGGCGAGGTGATTGGGGTGGATTACACCCTTGAGTACGGCAGCGACCGGCTGGAAATCATCCCCGATGGCTTTGAGCACGGCCCGCGGGTGCTGATCGTGGACGACCTGCTCGCCACCGGCGGCACGGCCGGTGCCTGCGCCGAGCTGGTGAACCGCGTGGGCGGTGAACTCTGCGGCTTTGCCTTCATCGTGGAACTGGCCGATCTGGGCGGCAAGGCCAAGCTGCCGGATGCGGTGCCCGTGGAATCGCTGATCGTGTACTGA
- a CDS encoding DUF3038 domain-containing protein: protein MADAPLQPQRSLSRRGLERLDLLLLSAEALDLNGGEAMVWLSEEMGLTDLFPNRVELWKRRCSNPLRRTTRRDPISEAEADGLIRILNALADRLYPMLRSLLSSAESPQLSEQRWALFRGRLQELLQERFNPRRGGVQRLLDPQEGPELCRELIQTMALSAGPGGFARLKASLMDAAA, encoded by the coding sequence ATGGCTGATGCTCCTTTGCAACCCCAGCGCTCGCTCTCCAGGCGGGGTCTGGAGCGGCTCGATCTGTTGCTGCTCTCCGCTGAAGCGCTCGACCTCAACGGCGGCGAGGCGATGGTGTGGCTCAGCGAGGAGATGGGGCTCACCGATCTGTTTCCCAACCGGGTGGAGCTGTGGAAACGCCGTTGCAGCAATCCGCTGCGGCGCACCACCCGCCGCGACCCCATCAGCGAAGCCGAAGCCGATGGCCTGATCCGCATCCTCAATGCGCTGGCCGATCGGCTCTATCCGATGTTGCGCAGCCTGCTGTCTTCAGCGGAATCGCCTCAGCTGAGCGAACAGCGCTGGGCTCTGTTCCGCGGCCGGCTGCAGGAGCTGCTGCAGGAGCGTTTCAATCCACGCCGCGGTGGGGTGCAACGCCTGCTTGATCCGCAGGAAGGGCCTGAGCTCTGCCGTGAGCTGATCCAAACCATGGCCCTCAGCGCCGGCCCGGGCGGCTTTGCACGGCTGAAGGCCAGCTTGATGGACGCAGCGGCGTGA